The Spongiibacter tropicus DSM 19543 genomic interval GGCGTCAAAGGTCCAGGCGGGATCAAAAACCCAGCCCCGGCTGAAGAAACTTTCGCCCTGATTGTCGACGCTCACATAGCCCTGTTCCGGCAGGGCGTGGGTGTCGAGTGTCGCGGGGCTCTCGCCGTGGTGGTGATGCTGAGCCGTGTCGCCGGCCGCTGTCGCCGCGCCATTCAGCCAATCTGTGTCCACCTGACCGTGCGCCACGGGGTAGACCGCTTTTTCATTTAGATCAACGATCTGTTCCAGAAAGGCCATCAGTGCGGGCAGGTCCCCATCGCTGTAGAGATCGGCTTTGTTCGCGATGATCACATCGGCAATGGCCAGCTGCTGGCGAAAGCTGGCGTGCTGGGTATAGCGTTCGTCGTGGACTTTGCGGGCGTCGACCAGTGCCAGTGTGCTCTTGAGGTCGAGCACCTCGCGATAGTGCTCCGCACTCAGTGACTCCAGGATCTCGCGGGGGTGGCCAAGTCCGGTGGGCTCAATCAGCAGGCGGTGAGGGCGGGCGGCGGTGAGCAGGCGGTTGAGCGCAATCTGCATGGGCAAGCCCGCGGTACAACACATACAGCCGCCCGGGACTTCGCGAACAAATAAACCATTGGCCTCCGACTCGCTGCCGTTGTACAGACTCCCATCGATACCCACTTCGCCAAACTCATTCACCAGTACGGCCCAGCGCTCATCGGTGGGCTTCTGTTTAAGCAGCTCTAGAATCGCGGTAGTTTTACCCGCGCCGAGAAAGCCGGTAATGACATTGCAGGGAATGGCGTGAAGTGCAGACATAAGCAGGGTCCTTGCCGTCGGGTTACTGCCCGACGGCGATTGGCGGTGTTGTCATAGCTATAGGTGTATTAGCTGGGAGTATTCAGGCGGCCAGGTTGGCGCAATCCTGACAGAGGCAATGCAGTTCCAGTTGCGGACTTTTCAGCACATAGCCCGCCTGACTGACATTGTCCTTCAGTGTATTGATCAAATCTTTTTTAATGCCGATTTCCTTCACCGTGCCGCATTCATCGCAGATCAAAAACTGCGGGACTTCGTGTCGGTGATCGCAACTGATATGTGAGCAGGCCACATATTTGTTGGCAAGGTGAAGCTTATGGACCAGATTTTCACCTTCCAGAAAATCCAGAATACGGTACACGGACATGGGGGGAATCGGCTCGTCGAAGGTTTTGCCGCAGTAGTCGGCCAGCTCGTAGGCCGACATCGCCTTGTTGCTTTCCAGTAATCCCGACAGCACCCGCTTGCGCTTTTCCGTCAGCCGGGCACCGTGAGCACGGCAGTTGGCTTCGGCGCGATCGAGAATTTGGGCGGTGGTGTGCATGATGGGCTTACCTGAAGGAAACATTGTCCCGGCTATTATCCAGTGTTAACGCGCCCTGTCGACCTCCAACAAGCCATTGCACCGACAGTAAGTTCAGCGCAGGGTATTTGCTCAGCAGATCAGTTTGCAGACCGCGCAGTGTTGATGGGCGTTCACAATGGAAGCGGTAGCGCGCCTCAATATCCCTGTGAGCAACATCGCGGTGCTCGTCCGAGCCGGGCTCGAATCGCTCGTCGATATTGGTCCACTGCTCACGCAGTTGGCACTGGCCGCCTTGCAGTTGCAGGCGCTGCTGGACATCGCCCAGTTCTTTGCGCAGCGCAGTGAGCCGACGTTTCTCCGCCTGGCTGTTTGCGCGGTGCTCGAAGCCAAGCAGATTCATGGCCGCCGAGTCGAGATGGATCTCGAGTGCTTTTCCTTCCACCGCCACGGTCAGTGTGGCCTGACCGTGAACATGTGCACTCGGCAAGGCCGGCTCATCAGCGTGTGTCGCCAGAACTAGCGTCAACAGGCCAATCAGCCCGCTGGTCTTGAGCAAGCGCTGACGCCGCCACGGGGAGTCGAATCCCCGCTGCCGCGTCGTGCAGGGCTTAGAAGCTGCCACGCAGACCAATGCTGATATTCCGGCCAGGAAGGGGAGCCAGGTCTTTGAGGAATGAAGAGTGGACTCGCGCTTCTTCATCACTCAGGTTGCTGCCCTTGACGTAGACGGTCACATCGCCGTTGCGCGTGTCGCCGAGCCCGGCGAAGGTGTACGCCAGCTCTGCATCCATCAGCGTGTAGGCGCCGGTGGTGGTTTCGAGTTCGGCTACGCGATCCTGCTCAAAGTAGCGGCTCATGCCAAACGCGGCATTCCAGCCGTTAAGCGCATAGCGCAGTTCGCCACCCAGACGCGCGGGGGGAATACGAGGCAGGTTGCCACCGTCTTTAAGCTTGCCGCGAGTGGTGTCGGCCATCAGTGTCAGTTTCAGCGGGCTGGCGAGTTGCCAGGCCAGTTGAGCCTCTACACCGTAAAGGGTGGCGTCGGCCTGCTGGAAGACGTAGACCGGGAAGTCGTCATGGCCGTGTTCGTGCTCCTCTTCGCCGCCAGCTTCCTCTTCGTGATCGTGACCACTGATATCGCCACTGCTGTACCCAGTGCTTTGCTGATAGTAGAAATCATCAATTTCGTTGTAGAAGAAGTTGAGTACCCAGGCGATGTTGCCG includes:
- a CDS encoding CobW family GTP-binding protein, producing MSALHAIPCNVITGFLGAGKTTAILELLKQKPTDERWAVLVNEFGEVGIDGSLYNGSESEANGLFVREVPGGCMCCTAGLPMQIALNRLLTAARPHRLLIEPTGLGHPREILESLSAEHYREVLDLKSTLALVDARKVHDERYTQHASFRQQLAIADVIIANKADLYSDGDLPALMAFLEQIVDLNEKAVYPVAHGQVDTDWLNGAATAAGDTAQHHHHGESPATLDTHALPEQGYVSVDNQGESFFSRGWVFDPAWTFDADRLYQLLLGIRAERIKGVFITARGIVAYNKADEVLSEFELDDTLDSRIECISSDTAAFEGLEAALLDCVVSR
- a CDS encoding Fur family transcriptional regulator, translating into MHTTAQILDRAEANCRAHGARLTEKRKRVLSGLLESNKAMSAYELADYCGKTFDEPIPPMSVYRILDFLEGENLVHKLHLANKYVACSHISCDHRHEVPQFLICDECGTVKEIGIKKDLINTLKDNVSQAGYVLKSPQLELHCLCQDCANLAA
- a CDS encoding ZrgA family zinc uptake protein; the encoded protein is MLKTSGLIGLLTLVLATHADEPALPSAHVHGQATLTVAVEGKALEIHLDSAAMNLLGFEHRANSQAEKRRLTALRKELGDVQQRLQLQGGQCQLREQWTNIDERFEPGSDEHRDVAHRDIEARYRFHCERPSTLRGLQTDLLSKYPALNLLSVQWLVGGRQGALTLDNSRDNVSFR